The sequence GAACAATTACAAAGAGAACAAAATATACGATCTCAAAAACATCTTACATTGGATGAAATAGGAAGACGTATAGCATTAGGAGATTTTAAAGAATTGAAAATTATTATTAAAGGAGATGTAGATGGATCAGTTGAAGCTATTGCGGATGCTCTTCAAAAATTATCTACGAATACTATTATGGTTAATATTATTTATAAAGGAGTTGGTCAAATTACAGAGTCTGATGTTTTATTAGCAAGTGCTTCAGATGGCATTATTATAGGATTTAATGTTCGTCCTAATATTGGAGCCAAAAATATAGCAAAAAAAGAAAATATAGAAATACGAACTTATTCGATCATATACGATGTAACCAATGATATTCAGGAAGCGATGGATGGAATGTTGTCTCCAGAAATCAGAGAAAAAATATTGGGAAATGCTGAAATTAGAGAAATATTTAAAATTCCAAAAACAGGAACTATAGCCGGATGTATGGTTATAGAAGGAAAATTATTCCGTCAAGCAAAAGTTAGATTGATTAGAGAAGGAATTGTTATTCATAATGGAGAATTTACTTCTCTTAAACGTTTTAAGGAAGATGTAAAAGAAGTTTCAAAAGGATATGAATGTGGATTAGGAATCAAAAATTATCATAATTTAAGATCTGGAGATATGATAGAAGTTTATGAAGAATTATATGAATCCAAAAAAAATTAAAAAAAATCAATGTATAGAACACATAATTGTGGAGAATTGAGTCAAAAAGATATTGGAAAAAAAATAATATTATCTGGATGGATTCAAAAAATAAGAGATTTAGGATCTTTATTTTTCATAGATATTAGAGATTATTTCGGAATTACACAATTAATAATTTCTAAAAAATCCGTAAAAAAAAATTTTTTTTTAGGAAAAGAATTTTTAATTAAAGTAAAAGGAAAAGTAGTAGAAAGATTATCTAAAAACTATAATATTCCTACAGGAGAAATAGAAATTCTAGTATCTCATATAGATTTATTAAACTCATCTTTATCTCCTCCTTTTACTATAGAAAATCAAACAGATGGAAATGAAGAGATGAGAATGATTTATAGATATCTTGATATTAGAAGGAATCCTATTAAAAATAATTTGATTGTTCGTCATAATTTAGCTTTGGAAACACGTAATTTTCTTTCTAAAAATGGATTTCTAGAAATAGAAACTCCTGTATTGATAAATGATACTCCAGAAGGAGCTAGAAGTTTTGTCGTTCCTTCTAGAACACATATAGATAAATTTTATGCATTAGCTCAATCTCCACAATTATTTAAACAATTGTTAATGATAGGAGGAATAGATAAATATTTCCAAATTGTAAAATGCTTTAGAGATGAAGATTCTCGTTCTGACAGACAAATAGAATTTACACAAATAGATTGTGAAATGTCTTTCGTAGAAGTTCATGATGTATTAGTATTTTTTGAACATTTTATCAAACATATATTCAAAAAAATAAAAAATATTCAATTAGATCCTTTTCCTTGTATTTCTCATTCTGATGCTATTAAAATATATGGAACGGATTCTCCTGACATTCGTTTTGGTATGCCTATTATAGAACTGAACGATTTAGTTCAAAGAAAAAATATTAATTTTTTGAAAACACAAGAATTGGTAATAGGAATTAAAATTAAAAAATGTCATCACCTACATGATAAAATGAGTTTTTTTTTCAAAAAAATAGAAAATCCAAATTTTTTTTGGATAAAATATTTATATGATCAAACCTTACTTTCTTCCCATTCAAATTTTTTGAATGAGGAAATTTTAAAAATTTTTGTCAAATTTTTTGAAGCTATTCCTGGTGATTTATTATTTGTTTCTTACGGAAAAGAAAAAAAAACTAGAGAAGAACTTGGAAAAATACGAATAAAAATCGCCGATATTTTGAATTTAAAAAATTCTAAAAAATTTACTCCTTTGTGGATTAAAGATTTACCTATTTTAGAATGGGAAGAAAAATATAAAAAATATAAATCTGTACATCATCCGTTTACTAGTCCAAAAGAAGAAGATCTTCATTTCTTGGAAAAAGACCCAAAAAACGTTCGTTCTAAATCTTATGATTTGATTATAAATGGAATAGAAATTGGGAGTGGATCTATACGGATTCACAATAAACACATACAAAATTTAATTTTTAAACATTTAGGATTCTCTAAAAAAGAAATAGAATCTAGATTCGGTTTTTTTATGAAAGCTTTTGAATATAGTGTTCCTCCTCATGGAGGAATAGCTTTCGGTTTAGATAGATTAGTTAATCTTTTAGAAGGAAATCAAAATATAAAAGACTTCATTGCTTTTCCAAAAAATAATTATGGAAAAGATATAATGATTAATGCTCCATCTTTTTTAGAAAAAGAAAAATTAAAAGAATTACATTTTCGTTAAATGATTTTGATATCGTAAACAAGACTGTTTATATACAGAAATTGCTTCTTTTTTGTCTTTCCAATTTCCTATTTTCACTTTTTTGTTTTCTAAATCTTTATATACCAAAAAAAAGTGTTCTATCTCTTTTTTAGTGTGCAAAGCGATTTCGTCAATATTATTGATAATATTATAATTAGGATCTGAAACAGGAACACAAATAATCTTTTCATCTTCTCCTTTTTCATCTATCATGAAAAAAATTCCTATAGGTTTTACTTGTATTAAACAACCTGGTATTGTTGGTTCTGTTAAAAAAACTAACACATCTAATGGATCTCCATCCATAGAAAGAGTTTTTGGAATAAAACCATAATCTGTTGGATAACTCATAGGAGAATATAATACTCTATCTAATCGAATTAGATTATTTGTTTTATCAAATTCATATTTATTTCTACTTCCTTTTGGAATTTCGATAAGTGCATCAAAACTGACTTTCATATTATATTTTTGTATAACAATTAAATTCTTCTAAATATAAAGCGACTTTTTTAGCAAAACATCCACCTAATACCCCATCTATGACACGATGATCATAAGAATGAGATAAATAAATTTTGTGTCTTATTCCTATTAAATCTCCTTTTGGTGTTTCTATTATAGACAATTTTTTTTGAATTACCCCTATCGCCAAAATAGCAACCTGCGGTTGATGTATAATTGGTGTACCAAAAAGATTTCCAAAGCTTCCAATATTGCTAATTGTATAAGTTCCACCTTGAATTTCTTCAGGTTTCAATTGATTAGATTTCGCTCTTTTTATTAAATCATTAATAATTTTTATTAATCCTATTAAATTATAAGAATCAGCATTTTTAATTACAGGAACAATTAAATTACCATTGGGTAAAGCAGTAGCTAATCCTATATGGATATTTTTCTTTTTGATTATACTTGTTCCATTTACGGAAATATTTATCATGGGAAGATCTTTTATAGCTTTGACCACGCATTCCACAAAAATGGACATTAAAGTTAACTTTTCTCCTGTATTTTTTTGAAAAGTGTCCTTTATTTTTTCTCTCCATTTTACTATATTAGTAACATCTGCTTCAACAAAAGAAGTAACATGTGCGGAAATATTTTTACTTCTGATCATGTGTTCTGCAGTAATTCTACGCATTCTATCCATTTCTACTATTTTTTCATTTTGATTCTTATTTATACTTTGAATACTATTATATCTATTATATTTAGGAATTACAATATTATTTTTTTTAATACGGATATATTTTAATATATCTTTCTTCGTCACACGCTCCTTTTCTCCAGTTCCTTCTATCGTTTCCAATTCATAGAAACTAATCCCTTCTCTTTGAGCTATTGTGCGTACAAGAGGAGAGTAAAAACGTTTTTTTCTTTTTTCTATTATTGGAATATCCTCTAAAAATTTTTCTTCCGTTTCTAAAATAGCAATAAAATTTCCTACTTTAGCAACTTCATTAGGAGCAAATAGTTTCTTTTTTAAAATACCATTTACGGGAGAAGATATTTCAGAATTTACTTTATCTGTAGCTATCTCTACCAAAAGGTCTTCTTTTTTTACAAAATCCCCCTCTTTTTTTAACCAACGAATGATAGTAGCCTCAGCTATACTTTCACCCATGGCTGGAAGGGGCAAATTATACTCGGCCATCTAAATTAATCGTTTTATATTTGCAGATATTAATCAGATTTCACAATCTTAAAAAACTTATCAAACAAAATCAAAAATAATAAATTCATTTTAAAAAATGAAAATTCCTTCTTTAAATCAAATCAGAAAAGCGGATCAATATTGTATTGATTCCGAATCAATTTCTTCTGCCCAATTAATAGAAAGAGCAGCAAAAGGTTGTTTCAATTGGATCATTCATAATAAATCTTTCAAAATTAGAAAACATCCATTTATAGTATTAGTAGGAAATGGAAAGAATGGAGGAGATGGACTTTCTTTATCTTACATGTTACATTTATACGGAGCCATTGTTTTTGTATATGGAATTAATATTTCTAATCATTTTTCAAATGAGTTTTTAATTAATAAAAAAAAAATCTTACAGAAAAAAATCAATTTTAAAATGATTAATGAAGGAGAAAAATTCCCAGTTTTAAATGAGGAAAATTATCTTATTGATGCTATTTTTGGTACAGGATTCAATCGTACAATGAATCAATATTGGAAATTTTTTTTTCATTATATCAACGAAAAAAAATTTAAAGAAGTTATATCTATAGATATTCCATCTGGACTTTTTATGGAAAAAAGTCATGAAAATTTTGAAGGAATAATTAAAGCCACTCATACTTTAACTTTTCAAGTTCCAAAATTATCTTTTCTATTACCCAATTATGCGGATTATGTTGGAAAATGGCATTTGATAAATATTGGATGGAAAGAGGATTGTATTCGTAAAATACAAACTACAAATTTTTATATAGATGATGAATCTATTCATGCTATATATAAAAAAAAAATAAGAAAAAAATTTACACATAAAGGAAATTATGGACATGGAATCATTATAGGCGGAAGTTTTGGTATGATCGGATCTGTTGTTCTTTCCGCTACTGCTAGTTTTCGTACTGGAATAGGAAAATTAAGTGTATATGTTCCTTCCTGTGGATATCAAATTATACAAAATACACTTCCAGAAGCTATTGTAAATACAGATGTAGAAAAACATTATATCAGTAATATAGTTCTTTCTAATAATGATAAGATCAATGCAATAGGAATAGGAATAGGAATGGGGGCTCATTTTAAAACGGTGTATGCTCTAGAATCTTTTTTATTAAAAATAAAAAATAAAAAAATACCAATGGTAATTGATGCGGATGCTATAAATATATTGTCACATCAACTTCTATTGGAGCTTCTTCCAAAAGAAACCATTCTTACTCCACATCCAAAAGAATTTCAAAGATTATTATGTAGATCATGGAAAAATGATTATGAAAAATTACATTTTTTAAAAGAAATGTCTAAGAAACATAAAATTTTTATTGTGTTAAAAGGAGCACATTCCGTTATTTCAACACCAAATGGAAATCTGTATTTTAATAGTACAGGAAATCCAGGGATGTCAACATCTGGAAGTGGAGATGTTCTTACTGGAATGATAATGAGTTTTTTATCTCAAGGGTATTCTCCAAAAGAATCATGCATCATGGGTGTTTATTTACACGGATTAGCCGGAGATATTGCCTCAAAAAAATTAAGCGAAGAAGCTATCATTGCGAATGATATTATTCATCATATAGGGGAAGCTTATCTAAAAATTAAAATTTAAATTTATTCATCCAATTTTTTTTTGTAATCTGATCATAGATATTATATGTAATGGTATATAATAAAATTATAGTTGTTGTCAATAAACTAATTTTGGAAAGAAAATCTCCATGTTTAATGTAAAAAGTTTTCTTTTTATTGAGATATATTTTATCATATAAAAATCCTTCTTTTCCATAAGGAATATATGATATGATTTCTCCTGTTTCGTTAATAAAACAAGAAATCCCTGTATTTGCAGACCTGGCTACACATTTTCGATTTTCAATTGCTCTAATACGAGCATAATACATATGTTGTTTATGTCCTTGTGAGACGCCCCACCATCCATCATTAGTAATAATAACCATGAGTTCCACATTTTCTTTTCTAAAAAAATTAGAAACATATTCTCCAAAAACAGATTCATAACAAATAATAGGAGCTATTTTGATTCCTAAATAAGGATATTGAAAAACAGAAGGATGATTTTCTTTTCCCAGTTCCATAACTGTACCTCCAAAATTAAGTAATATATTTCCTAATATAGGTGAAAAAATTTTTTTATAAGGAAAAGTTTCTACTGCTGGTACTAGTTTAGATTTATGATGAAATTCAATATTTTCATTAGTTCCTATTTGAATCACAGAATTAAAGATGTCTATCCATTGCATCTCTTTTTTTTTTTTTGAAAAAATAGGAACGGAAATTTCATTTTTATCTTTATTATTATGATGTAAAGTGATTAATTCTACTCCTGTTATAAACACTGTGTTTGGAGATTTTTTTTTTAAGTAATCTTTGAATACAGAAATGATTTTATTGCTACTGATATTTTTGATTTGTATTTTGTTTGGAAACATAGTTTCAGGAGCTATGATAATCATAGATTCTTTAGATATTTTTTGATCTATTAATCTTTTTAATTTTGAAACTAATTTATTTGTTGAAATGGAATATTTTTGATTATATGGATCTATGTTAGGCTGCAAAATTAATACATTTGCAGTACGTTCATACTGATTCCCTTTATATTTTACGTATATAAAATTTGAAATCAAAATCATAAAAAAAATTATTCCTATATTAAAAAATATTTTCTTATATAATGAGAATATATCTTTCTCATTTTGATACTTAATAATAGATTCTGTCAATCCAATATTGACTATCCATATCCATATAGATCCTCCTAAAATTCCTGTATATTCATACCATTGTATCCATTCTGTCCGATTAGCAAACCCATTCCCCAAATTGAGCCATGGCCAAGATAATTCCCATTCTAAATGCATTTTTTCAAATGAAATCCATAAACAAACCAAAAATACATATCCTATTCTTTTATCTTTTACATGTCTTTTAATCCATGAATAAAAAGAAAAAATAATTGACATAAAAAAAGAATTAAAAAATACAGGAATTAAATAAGCTTCTATAGCAAAAGTTCCATTAGTTCTTTTTGCATAAGATAACCACTGTGTAGAAATAGCATTCCATGTTAAAAAAGTAATAAAAGAAAATAATAAAATATAAAATAAAGAATGATTCAAATAATTCTCTACATATAATAAAGGAATAAAAGCGATAAATAAATATAAGGGACATCCATCAGTAGGCCATCCTAATCCCAACAAAATTCCAGAAAATACACTATATATAAAAAATTCAATTTTTTTTATGTTGTGTAAAATTTTAACTTATTGTTAATCAGTGGAGCTGGCGGGATTCGAACCCGCGTCCAAACAAGTAGTATAAAAGATTTCTACATATTTATCCAAAAATTTTTATATTTTTTTATCCAAGTTTTGGATCTTGAATAAAAACTTAAAATTCAAAATTTAATTTCAGAAAACTTAAGAATCATCTGTTTTCTTATCCTTAATACTTTTGAGTACCTCTATATCAGAAATTATAAGGAAAAATTTCTGAGAGATATTTTGCTTCTGCTTTTTCTGCAGACTAAGCTATAACGTTTTTAACAACATTAAGCAGCAAAAGCGTATTCTTTTTCGCCATTTATATATTTTGTAACGCTTGATTTTCGTGTAATACCTTACGTGACACGATATGCTTTCTTCTATAACTGATCTTGCTGTCAAATCCAAAATCAGCCCCATTTATTATTACAATCAATTAATTTGAAATCATTATTGAAAATATTAAAAAATTATCAGATCAAACTGGTTTGATCTGATGCATCTATTCTTATAAAGATAAATAATAAAACCGTAAAAGACCAAAGAGATGATCCTCCATAACTAAAAAAAGGTAAAACAATTCCTATTGTAGGAAAAAGCCCCATAACCATCCCTAAATTAATAATAAGATGAATAAAGAGAATATTTCCAACTGAATACCCAAAAATTCTTCCAAAAATATTTTTTTGCCTTTCAGATAGAAAATAAATACGACTAATAAATAATAAATAAAATATAATCAAAATTATACTTCCTATAAAACCCCATTCTTCTCCTACTGTACAAAAAATATAATCAGTATGTTGTTCAGGAACAAATTTTCCTTTTGTAACAGTTCCTTTTTGATATCCCTTTCCAAAAAATTTTCCAGAACCAATAGCTGTTTTAGAATATAATAAATTATATCCTACATTATCTCTATATTTTCTGTCAAATTCATTTTGAAATAAAATATTGATTCTATCTTTATGATGTTGTTTAAAAAATTTTTGAAAAACAAATGGAGAAAGAAAAGAAAAAACTGAAAAACTAATAAATAAGAATATATAAAAAAATAAATCTAGAAATGATATATTTTTTTTCAAAAAAAAGAAAAAAATAAAACTAATAAATAAAAGTAAAATGACGATCCAAGGCGATAAGTTTATCGAAACTACAAACAATAAAATATAAAATAAGAAATAAAGTATAAAAGAAATAGATAGCCCTTCTCTATATAAAGTAAGAAGAAAAGAAGAAAAAACGATAGAAGAACCAGGATCCGGTTGTAACAATATCAAAAAAGAAGGTAACACTAATATAATAGATATATGTAATAATGCTTTATTATTATTCTCTATATTTTCCTGACTCATAATATGAGCGATCATCAAAGATGTTGATATTTTAGCTAATTCAGATGGTTGAAAACTAATAGATCCAAAAACATACCAAGATTTTGACCCATTTACATTTTTTCCAAAAAAAAATACTCCAATTAAAAGAAATAACGTAAACAAAAA comes from Blattabacterium cuenoti BPAA and encodes:
- the aspS gene encoding aspartate--tRNA ligase, which translates into the protein MYRTHNCGELSQKDIGKKIILSGWIQKIRDLGSLFFIDIRDYFGITQLIISKKSVKKNFFLGKEFLIKVKGKVVERLSKNYNIPTGEIEILVSHIDLLNSSLSPPFTIENQTDGNEEMRMIYRYLDIRRNPIKNNLIVRHNLALETRNFLSKNGFLEIETPVLINDTPEGARSFVVPSRTHIDKFYALAQSPQLFKQLLMIGGIDKYFQIVKCFRDEDSRSDRQIEFTQIDCEMSFVEVHDVLVFFEHFIKHIFKKIKNIQLDPFPCISHSDAIKIYGTDSPDIRFGMPIIELNDLVQRKNINFLKTQELVIGIKIKKCHHLHDKMSFFFKKIENPNFFWIKYLYDQTLLSSHSNFLNEEILKIFVKFFEAIPGDLLFVSYGKEKKTREELGKIRIKIADILNLKNSKKFTPLWIKDLPILEWEEKYKKYKSVHHPFTSPKEEDLHFLEKDPKNVRSKSYDLIINGIEIGSGSIRIHNKHIQNLIFKHLGFSKKEIESRFGFFMKAFEYSVPPHGGIAFGLDRLVNLLEGNQNIKDFIAFPKNNYGKDIMINAPSFLEKEKLKELHFR
- a CDS encoding inorganic diphosphatase, whose translation is MKVSFDALIEIPKGSRNKYEFDKTNNLIRLDRVLYSPMSYPTDYGFIPKTLSMDGDPLDVLVFLTEPTIPGCLIQVKPIGIFFMIDEKGEDEKIICVPVSDPNYNIINNIDEIALHTKKEIEHFFLVYKDLENKKVKIGNWKDKKEAISVYKQSCLRYQNHLTKM
- a CDS encoding dihydrolipoamide acetyltransferase family protein, which gives rise to MAEYNLPLPAMGESIAEATIIRWLKKEGDFVKKEDLLVEIATDKVNSEISSPVNGILKKKLFAPNEVAKVGNFIAILETEEKFLEDIPIIEKRKKRFYSPLVRTIAQREGISFYELETIEGTGEKERVTKKDILKYIRIKKNNIVIPKYNRYNSIQSINKNQNEKIVEMDRMRRITAEHMIRSKNISAHVTSFVEADVTNIVKWREKIKDTFQKNTGEKLTLMSIFVECVVKAIKDLPMINISVNGTSIIKKKNIHIGLATALPNGNLIVPVIKNADSYNLIGLIKIINDLIKRAKSNQLKPEEIQGGTYTISNIGSFGNLFGTPIIHQPQVAILAIGVIQKKLSIIETPKGDLIGIRHKIYLSHSYDHRVIDGVLGGCFAKKVALYLEEFNCYTKI
- a CDS encoding NAD(P)H-hydrate dehydratase, yielding MKIPSLNQIRKADQYCIDSESISSAQLIERAAKGCFNWIIHNKSFKIRKHPFIVLVGNGKNGGDGLSLSYMLHLYGAIVFVYGINISNHFSNEFLINKKKILQKKINFKMINEGEKFPVLNEENYLIDAIFGTGFNRTMNQYWKFFFHYINEKKFKEVISIDIPSGLFMEKSHENFEGIIKATHTLTFQVPKLSFLLPNYADYVGKWHLINIGWKEDCIRKIQTTNFYIDDESIHAIYKKKIRKKFTHKGNYGHGIIIGGSFGMIGSVVLSATASFRTGIGKLSVYVPSCGYQIIQNTLPEAIVNTDVEKHYISNIVLSNNDKINAIGIGIGMGAHFKTVYALESFLLKIKNKKIPMVIDADAINILSHQLLLELLPKETILTPHPKEFQRLLCRSWKNDYEKLHFLKEMSKKHKIFIVLKGAHSVISTPNGNLYFNSTGNPGMSTSGSGDVLTGMIMSFLSQGYSPKESCIMGVYLHGLAGDIASKKLSEEAIIANDIIHHIGEAYLKIKI
- the lnt gene encoding apolipoprotein N-acyltransferase, which translates into the protein MLGLGWPTDGCPLYLFIAFIPLLYVENYLNHSLFYILLFSFITFLTWNAISTQWLSYAKRTNGTFAIEAYLIPVFFNSFFMSIIFSFYSWIKRHVKDKRIGYVFLVCLWISFEKMHLEWELSWPWLNLGNGFANRTEWIQWYEYTGILGGSIWIWIVNIGLTESIIKYQNEKDIFSLYKKIFFNIGIIFFMILISNFIYVKYKGNQYERTANVLILQPNIDPYNQKYSISTNKLVSKLKRLIDQKISKESMIIIAPETMFPNKIQIKNISSNKIISVFKDYLKKKSPNTVFITGVELITLHHNNKDKNEISVPIFSKKKKEMQWIDIFNSVIQIGTNENIEFHHKSKLVPAVETFPYKKIFSPILGNILLNFGGTVMELGKENHPSVFQYPYLGIKIAPIICYESVFGEYVSNFFRKENVELMVIITNDGWWGVSQGHKQHMYYARIRAIENRKCVARSANTGISCFINETGEIISYIPYGKEGFLYDKIYLNKKKTFYIKHGDFLSKISLLTTTIILLYTITYNIYDQITKKNWMNKFKF
- the rodA gene encoding rod shape-determining protein RodA translates to MVKRNKILLRNIDWRIVVIYMIMIFFGCMNLYSVSPEKAEKQLIWILLSFFFIFIIFLFKPIHYKHITPFFFLFTLFLLIGVFFFGKNVNGSKSWYVFGSISFQPSELAKISTSLMIAHIMSQENIENNNKALLHISIILVLPSFLILLQPDPGSSIVFSSFLLTLYREGLSISFILYFLFYILLFVVSINLSPWIVILLLFISFIFFFFLKKNISFLDLFFYIFLFISFSVFSFLSPFVFQKFFKQHHKDRINILFQNEFDRKYRDNVGYNLLYSKTAIGSGKFFGKGYQKGTVTKGKFVPEQHTDYIFCTVGEEWGFIGSIILIIFYLLFISRIYFLSERQKNIFGRIFGYSVGNILFIHLIINLGMVMGLFPTIGIVLPFFSYGGSSLWSFTVLLFIFIRIDASDQTSLI